A single Harpia harpyja isolate bHarHar1 chromosome 6, bHarHar1 primary haplotype, whole genome shotgun sequence DNA region contains:
- the LOC128143596 gene encoding carboxypeptidase A1-like, which produces MAVTRSDLCPVPNFKPISLPPPPRPCRHRGQWDFGTTPPLAPLVGDSPTAPAGSQDGFGRDWERRGRVDGRAAVPNLARCQPEPSHSPGKGDSCGGGRGGVPMGFKRSRCAVGTWKGHFRLTMRALVLLAALVAAAAGTETFVGHQVLRIVPTSDEELQKVQELQDLEELQLDFWLAPRGPGYPVDVRVPFPSLQPLKAHLEANGVSYSIMIEDVQALVDDERTEMLRGRRRLPLSTNTFDYATYHNLDEIYAFMDLLVAENPNLVSKLEIGRSTENRPIYVLKFSKGGPNRPAVWIDTGIHSREWVTQASGVWFAKKIVLDHENDEGLASILDKMDIFLEIVTNPDGFAFTQTQNRMWRKTRSRHSGSNCIGVDPNRNWDAGFGGPGASKNPCSETYHGPYANSEPEVKAIVDFVKNHGNIKAFVSIHSYSQLLLYPYGYTSTPVPDQKELHQVSQKAVAALSSLYGTKYKYGSIITTIYQASGGTIDWTYNQGIKYSFTFELRDTGRYGFLLPAKQIVPTAQETWLALKVIMLHARDHLY; this is translated from the exons ATGGCCGTCACCCGCTCTGACCTCTGTCCTGTGCCAAACTTTAAACCAATTtccctgccaccaccaccacggcCATG cCGGCACCGTGGGCAGTGGGATTTTGGCACCACCCCGCCTCTCGCCCCGCTGGTGGGTGACTCACCGACGGCTCCGGCCGGTTCCCAGGACGGGTTTGGCCGGGACTGGGAGCGCCGTGGAAGGGTGGACGGCAGGGCTGCGGTGCCCAACCTTGCCCGGTGCCAGCCGGAGCCTTCCCACAGCCCTGGGAAAGGGGAcagctgcgggggggggcgggggggcgtgCCGATGGGATTTAAGAGATCCCGGTGTGCCGTCGGGACGTGGAAGGGGCACTTTCGGCTGACGATGAGGGCCCTcgtgctgctggctgccctggtgGCAGCGGCCGCTGGCACCGAGACTTTTGTTGG GCACCAGGTGCTGCGCATCGTCCCCACCAGCGATGAGGAGCTGCAGAaggtgcaggagctgcaggaccTCGAGGAGCTGCAG ctggaTTTCTGGCTGGCACCCCGCGGCCCTGGGTACCCGGTCGATGTCCGCgtgcccttccccagcctgcagcccctCAAAGCCCACCTGGAGGCCAACGGCGTCTCCTACTCCATCATGATCGAGGACGTGCAG gcGCTGGTGGACGATGAGCGGACAGAGATGCTTCGTGGCCGCCGTCGGCTGCCGCTCTCCACCAACACCTTCGACTATGCCACCTACCATAACCTGGATGAG ATCTACGCCTTCATGGACCTGCTGGTGGCTGAAAACCCCAACCTGGTCAGCAAGCTCGAGATCGGCCGGTCGACGGAGAACCGCCCCATTTACGTGCTCAAG TTCAGCAAAGGGGGTCCGAACCGCCCGGCCGTCTGGATCGACACCGGCATCCACTCCCGCGAATGGGTGACGCAGGCCAGCGGTGTCTGGTTCGCCAAGAAG ATTGTCCTGGATCATGAGAATGACGAAGGTCTGGCCTCCATCTTGGACAAGATGGACATCTTCCTGGAGATCGTCACCAACCCGGATGGCTTTGCCTTCACCCAAACCCAG AATCGCATGTGGCGCAAGACCAGGTCCAGGCATTCGGGCTCCAATTGCATCGGCGTGGACCCCAACCGCAACTGGGATGCAGGTTTTGGAG GGCCCGGAGCCAGCAAAAATCCCTGCTCAGAGACATACCACGGACCTTATGCCAACTCGGAGCCCGAGGTGAAGGCCATCGTGGACTTTGTGAAGAACCACGGGAACATCAAGGCTTTCGTCTCCATCCACAGCtactcccagctcctgctctaCCCCTACGGCTACACCAGCACCCCAGTGCCTGACCAGAAGGAACTG CACCAGGTTTCTCAGAAGGCGGTTGCAGCCCTGTCTTCTCTCTACGGCACTAAATACAAGTATGGCAGCATCATCACCACCATCT ATCAAGCGAGCGGAGGAACCATCGACTGGACGTACAATCAGGGCATTAAGTACTCCTTCACCTTCGAGCTGCGGGACACGGGGCGCTATGGGTTCCTGCTCCCTGCCAAACAGATCGTCCCGACCGCCCAGGAGACATGGCTGGCGCTGAAAGTCATCATGCTGCACGCACGGGACCACCTCTACTAA
- the LOC128143016 gene encoding carboxypeptidase A1-like, translating into MKILLVFATLVAAACGEQLFMGDQVLRITASNEEQITLLRALGEQAELQVDFWLDPTSPGHPADLRVPFPSLQAVKIFLESNSISYSIMIKDVQELVDEEKKAMMKSRRIERSTRTFDFASYHTIDEIYDWMDMLVDDHPSLVSKIQIGQSYENRPLYVLKFSTGGSNRPAIWLDTGIHSREWITQATGVWTANKIAEEYGQDPSITAILDSMDIFFEIVTNPDGYAFTHSSNRMWRKTRSINAGSHCVGVDPNRNWDAGFGGAGSSSNPCSETYRGPYPHSESEVKAIVDFIRGHGNVKSVISIHSYSQMLLFPYGYKTAPAPNHRELNELAKKAVSDLAVVYGTKYTYGSTVDTIYLADGTTIDWAYDNGVKYSFTFELRDTGRYGFLLPSTQIIPTATETWPALLDIMIHVLEHPY; encoded by the exons ATGAAGATCCTCCTGGTCTTCGCCACCCTCGTGGCAGCCGCCTGCGGCGAGCAACTTTTCATGGG GGACCAGGTCCTCCGCATCACGGCCAGCAACGAGGAGCAGATCACCCTGCTCAGGGCGCTGggtgagcaggcagagctgcag GTTGACTTTTGGCTTGACCCCACCAGCCCCGGTCACCCAGCCGACCTGCGGGTGCCCTTTCCCAGCCTCCAAGCAGTCAAAATCTTCCTGGAGTCCAATAGCATTTCCTACAGCATCATGATCAAGGACGTACAG GAATTAGTggatgaagaaaagaaagccatGATGAAGTCTAGGAGGATAGAGAGAAGCACCCGCACATTCGATTTTGCCTCCTACCACACGATAGACGAG ATCTACGACTGGATGGACATGCTGGTAGATGATCATCCCAGCCTCGTTAGCAAGATCCAGATCGGGCAGAGCTACGAGAACAGACCCTTGTACGTGCTGAAG TTCAGCACCGGGGGATCGAATCGGCCGGCCATCTGGCTGGACACTGGCATCCACTCGCGGGAATGGATCACGCAAGCCACCGGCGTCTGGACGGCCAACAAG ATCGCCGAGGAATACGGCCAGGACCCCTCCATCACCGCCATCCTGGACAGCATGGACATCTTCTTCGAGATCGTCACCAACCCTGATGGCTATGCCTTCACCCACAGCTCC AACCGCATGTGGCGCAAGACGAGGTCCATCAACGCCGGCTCCCACTGCGTTGGCGTGGACCCCAACCGAAACTGGGACGCAGGCTTTGGAG GCGCCGGCTCCAGCAGCAACCCCTGCTCCGAGACCTACCGCGGCCCTTACCCCCACTCTGAGAGCGAAGTGAAAGCCATCGTGGACTTCATCCGCGGCCACGGGAACGTGAAATCGGTCATCTCCATCCACAGCTACTCCCAGATGCTGCTTTTCCCCTACGGCTACAAGACAGCACCCGCGCCCAACCACCGGGAACTG AATGAACTGGCTAAAAAGGCGGTGAGCGACTTGGCTGTCGTGTATGGGACGAAATACACCTACGGCAGCACCGTGGACACCATCT ACTTGGCAGACGGGACCACCATCGACTGGGCCTACGACAACGGGGTGAAATATTCCTTCACCTTCGAGCTGAGGGACACGGGACGCTACGGcttcctcctgcccagcacccagaTCATCCCCACCGCTACCGAGACCTGGCCGGCGCTGCTGGACATCATGATCCACGTCCTGGAGCATCCGTACTAA